A window from Corynebacterium singulare encodes these proteins:
- a CDS encoding F0F1 ATP synthase subunit delta — translation MKAASREALATVESKLDGFLSGDNSVATATQAGQDLFEVVRVLDGDRELRVALTDDAATSEDRKTLVQKLFGGKISPVAQQVLEEAAAAQWSTPRDIARGLIKLGRRALLRGAESEGKLGQVEDELFSLSRVLDREGELTQLLSDRTATSDRKVGLLASVLYGKVTMVTEALALQAIGRPEQNPIDDLAGLADTAAELQGRSIARVTTAGELNDSQRAALAEKLGKIYGRAMSIHSEVDTSLLGGMTIRVGDEVIDGSTAGKIARLRAAMA, via the coding sequence ATGAAGGCAGCTAGCCGCGAAGCACTCGCTACCGTCGAGTCCAAGCTGGACGGATTTCTGTCCGGCGACAACTCGGTAGCTACTGCTACCCAGGCAGGCCAGGACCTCTTCGAGGTTGTCCGCGTCCTCGATGGCGACCGCGAACTGCGTGTTGCCCTGACCGATGATGCAGCAACTTCCGAGGACCGTAAGACCCTGGTCCAGAAGCTTTTCGGCGGCAAGATTTCCCCGGTAGCACAGCAGGTGCTCGAGGAAGCCGCCGCTGCACAGTGGTCCACGCCGCGTGATATTGCCCGTGGCCTCATCAAGCTTGGCCGTCGCGCACTCCTGCGTGGCGCTGAGTCTGAGGGCAAACTGGGCCAGGTTGAAGACGAGCTCTTCTCCCTGTCACGCGTGCTTGACCGCGAAGGCGAACTGACCCAGCTGCTTTCAGACCGTACTGCGACGTCCGACCGCAAGGTTGGACTGCTGGCAAGCGTGCTCTACGGCAAGGTCACCATGGTCACTGAAGCGCTCGCGCTGCAGGCCATTGGCCGCCCGGAGCAGAACCCGATTGATGATCTCGCCGGTCTGGCGGACACTGCAGCTGAGCTGCAGGGCCGCTCTATCGCGCGCGTCACCACTGCGGGTGAGCTGAACGATAGCCAGCGGGCAGCACTCGCTGAAAAGCTGGGCAAAATTTATGGTCGTGCGATGTCCATCCACTCTGAGGTTGACACCAGCCTCCTCGGTGGCATGACCATCCGCGTCGGCGACGAAGTTATTGATGGCTCGACGGCAGGCAAGATTGCTCGCCTTCGCGCCGCGATGGCATAA